TGTCGAGGGGATCGGACTCGCGGCCATCGCGAGCTATGAAAAGGATCTGCTGGCCTACGCGACGGCAAGGGTCTCGGAAATCGAAGGCGTGAAGATTATCGGGACGGCGAAAGAGAAGGCCGCTGTGATATCCTTTGTTATGGAAGGCGTGCACGCCCACGACGTTGGCACGATTCTGGACCAGGAAGGAGTCGCCATTCGCACGGGACACCACTGCGCAATGCCGATCATGGAGCGCTTCGGCGTTCCGGCCACGGCGCGGGCGTCGCTGGCGTTTTACAATACCAAGGAAGAGATCGACGCGCTGGCCGCGGCGATGCACAGGGTTCGGGAGGTGTTTATCTGATGTCCGATCTGCGCGATTTATATCAAGAGCTGATTCTCGACCACAACAAGCGGCCGCGGAACTTCAAAAAGCTGGAGGACGCAAACCGGACCGCGGAAGGGTACAATCCGCTGTGCGGCGACAAAGTCAAAATCTACGCTCGCCTCGAAGACGGCCGGGTGAAGGACGTGAGTTTCGAGGGCTCGGGCTGCGCGATCTCCAAGGCGTCCGCGTCCGTCATGACCGAGAGTCTCAAAGGCAAAACCGTGGCG
The DNA window shown above is from Candidatus Binatia bacterium and carries:
- a CDS encoding SUF system NifU family Fe-S cluster assembly protein, with the protein product MSDLRDLYQELILDHNKRPRNFKKLEDANRTAEGYNPLCGDKVKIYARLEDGRVKDVSFEGSGCAISKASASVMTESLKGKTVAEVEALFKRFRDLVTGKESSEADMGKLVVFSGVCEFPTRVKCATLAWHALAAALQGKDEAVSTE